One window of the Pedobacter ginsengisoli genome contains the following:
- a CDS encoding polysaccharide biosynthesis protein, translating into MKKILFCEKVYSRWLILLIDQLIVTISLAASLLVIQKEDLNEVFSNSFLLYVGIYNLITIGVFVSMRIHTGIIRYSSVDDIFRVFKAVLLASLVFEAVTYLFLSAYFEFNNKWFIPMLIINFFISASMLIALRIGVKQLFHYLKDLEVVANEVLLIYGADRASLLIKQGLDSSSERNFVILGFIDDNPDRRNKHIEQKRVYGSDAIQDLKNKYGVEKMIVAEDCLDIDGRKAAIERCMECGIRIISVPASNHWLKGKLKLSQLPDLRIEDLLQRDPINMEGENIKSELKGKRILITGAAGSIGSEIVRQVLKCNPQLLILCDQAETPLHEMQLEIEDTFKSNVCELFIVNIQNYGRLKNLFETYRPEIIFHAAALKHVPMMEHNPSEAILTNVMGTKNLADLAIDYDVEKFIMISTDKAVKPTNVMGASKRIAEIYIQSLQNYQNDVVHRTRFITTRFGNVLGSNGSVVPRFRSQIEAGGPVTVTDPNITRYFMTIPEAVQLVLEASVMGKGGEIFIFDMGEPIKILNLAINMIKLAGFVPYTDIKICFTGLRPGEKLYEELLNKTEKVLPTYHEKIKISNVIYYPYDYVQRKIEELLTLNRLNDDQKVVRKMKEIVPEYVSTNVNYQSIEVVNVETGDLMDVSVEPGVS; encoded by the coding sequence ATGAAAAAAATTCTATTTTGCGAAAAAGTATACTCAAGATGGCTGATTCTACTTATAGATCAACTTATTGTAACAATCTCTCTTGCTGCATCATTACTTGTAATTCAAAAAGAGGATTTAAACGAAGTATTTAGCAACAGCTTTCTTCTGTATGTGGGTATTTACAATTTAATCACTATCGGGGTTTTTGTAAGTATGCGAATACATACCGGAATAATTAGATACTCTAGTGTTGATGATATTTTCCGCGTATTCAAGGCCGTACTATTGGCTAGTTTAGTGTTTGAAGCAGTGACCTATCTATTTTTATCTGCTTATTTTGAATTTAATAATAAGTGGTTTATTCCAATGTTAATTATAAACTTCTTTATTTCCGCTTCTATGCTTATTGCACTTAGGATAGGCGTAAAGCAGTTGTTTCATTACCTAAAAGATCTTGAAGTTGTAGCCAATGAGGTTCTTTTAATCTATGGAGCGGATAGGGCATCGCTATTAATTAAGCAAGGACTAGACTCCTCTTCAGAAAGAAATTTTGTGATACTGGGCTTTATAGATGATAATCCCGATCGTAGGAATAAACATATAGAACAAAAAAGGGTATATGGCTCTGATGCTATCCAAGACTTAAAAAACAAGTATGGCGTAGAGAAAATGATCGTTGCCGAAGACTGCTTGGATATTGATGGAAGAAAGGCTGCGATAGAAAGATGTATGGAATGTGGAATAAGAATTATATCTGTCCCGGCTTCAAATCATTGGTTGAAAGGAAAATTGAAATTAAGCCAACTTCCTGATTTGAGAATTGAGGATTTGTTGCAAAGGGATCCGATTAATATGGAAGGAGAAAATATTAAGTCAGAACTTAAAGGTAAGAGAATTTTGATTACTGGTGCTGCCGGATCTATAGGCTCGGAGATTGTTCGTCAGGTCTTAAAATGCAATCCGCAACTATTGATTTTATGTGATCAGGCAGAGACGCCACTACATGAAATGCAGTTAGAAATTGAAGATACTTTTAAGAGTAATGTTTGTGAATTGTTTATAGTAAATATTCAAAACTACGGAAGACTCAAAAACTTGTTCGAGACTTATAGGCCTGAAATAATATTTCACGCAGCAGCTTTAAAGCATGTACCGATGATGGAGCATAATCCTTCTGAAGCAATTTTAACTAATGTGATGGGTACTAAAAATCTCGCAGATCTGGCAATTGATTATGATGTTGAAAAATTTATCATGATATCAACTGATAAGGCTGTTAAACCAACGAATGTTATGGGCGCATCAAAAAGAATCGCAGAAATCTATATTCAGTCGTTACAAAATTATCAAAATGATGTAGTTCATAGAACAAGATTTATTACGACCAGATTTGGAAATGTACTGGGGTCAAATGGGTCAGTTGTTCCACGGTTTAGGTCGCAAATTGAGGCAGGAGGTCCCGTTACTGTTACTGATCCAAACATTACCAGATATTTTATGACCATTCCAGAAGCAGTGCAATTAGTGCTGGAGGCCTCTGTAATGGGCAAAGGAGGGGAGATATTTATTTTTGATATGGGCGAGCCAATCAAAATTCTGAATTTGGCCATAAATATGATCAAGTTAGCTGGGTTTGTGCCTTACACTGATATTAAAATTTGTTTTACCGGATTAAGACCTGGTGAAAAGCTGTATGAAGAGTTGTTAAATAAAACCGAAAAGGTACTTCCAACTTATCATGAAAAAATTAAAATATCAAATGTAATTTATTACCCATACGACTATGTACAACGAAAAATAGAAGAGTTACTAACATTGAATCGCTTAAATGATGACCAAAAAGTGGTTCGAAAAATGAAGGAGATTGTTCCTGAATATGTAAGTACGAATGTTAACTATCAAAGTATTGAAGTCGTAAATGTGGAAACTGGGGATCTAATGGATGTTAGTGTTGAACCAGGAGTGAGCTAA
- a CDS encoding helix-turn-helix domain-containing protein, with protein MGSSFKEISVMQVCAEISLWSYWDIDLVCRFANNEFFKWCGKTPEELLGIISLRVLFNGHFHEYHLPYVNKVLEGHLQKYNSEIKMINGQKCPVTIIYYPDIENGNVVGFFANIYNKNLSGSEDEKFLTDQFHMNQETILSHDTAGNKSHQIADYLGTLILSGFPKIEHLSILHNISASKLMRDFKTTYQTSPYLYFRRLQMEFAEQYISRTGCSKKQMAFMLGFSNPANYTLCYNRYKKSKVEKTGKRALVTDIDEKNKILITQFPLPVAMFDLEMNYLLASKQWMKEFDFQGSTLVGLNFLDAFTENSPDLITFKKKMNNGKIEDCVGTYYFINNGHRLKCMVNLWHNENMEVSGVIIYIT; from the coding sequence ATGGGATCAAGTTTTAAAGAAATTTCCGTTATGCAAGTTTGTGCGGAAATTAGTTTATGGTCTTATTGGGACATAGACTTGGTATGTCGTTTTGCAAATAATGAATTTTTTAAATGGTGTGGTAAAACTCCTGAGGAATTGTTAGGCATAATTAGCTTAAGGGTTTTGTTTAATGGTCACTTTCATGAATACCACCTGCCATACGTGAATAAGGTCCTAGAAGGTCATTTGCAAAAGTATAATTCAGAAATTAAGATGATAAATGGCCAAAAATGTCCGGTAACTATAATTTACTATCCTGATATAGAAAATGGAAATGTAGTCGGTTTTTTCGCAAATATCTATAATAAAAACTTATCTGGTTCAGAAGATGAAAAATTCTTAACTGATCAATTTCATATGAATCAGGAAACAATTTTGAGCCATGATACCGCCGGTAACAAGAGCCATCAAATTGCAGATTATCTGGGCACGTTAATCTTATCTGGTTTTCCTAAGATTGAGCATCTATCCATTTTACATAATATTTCTGCGTCAAAATTAATGCGCGACTTTAAAACTACCTACCAGACGAGCCCTTACCTATATTTCAGACGATTACAGATGGAGTTTGCTGAACAATATATTAGCAGAACAGGCTGCAGTAAAAAGCAAATGGCATTTATGCTTGGTTTTTCAAATCCTGCAAACTATACGCTTTGTTATAATCGCTATAAAAAGAGTAAAGTTGAAAAAACAGGGAAAAGAGCTTTGGTGACTGATATTGATGAAAAGAACAAAATTCTGATAACTCAATTTCCTTTACCTGTTGCAATGTTTGATCTGGAAATGAATTATTTATTGGCATCGAAACAATGGATGAAAGAATTTGATTTTCAGGGGAGCACTCTGGTTGGGTTGAATTTTCTTGATGCATTTACAGAAAACAGTCCTGATCTTATCACATTTAAAAAGAAAATGAATAATGGAAAAATAGAGGATTGTGTGGGGACTTATTACTTTATAAACAATGGACATCGGTTAAAGTGTATGGTGAATCTTTGGCATAATGAAAACATGGAAGTAAGTGGGGTTATTATATATATTACTTGA
- a CDS encoding sensor histidine kinase — protein MRFFALILLLSLSLSSVANEGVIQLDKQSYQNIGKKLIYLEDKTGELTLNEVKKLYQADKFKQSKDDILNFGNSKSTFWIRILYQNTTGSGSFLVVDVPNLEIVECYTTGINGKAQVIKSGSLSNEIEGVIAKNNFIFSLSKPDQANDLNEVYLRIKTNNFMLVPIKLISHEVYIAGSALKQHIESIYIGVLITLLLLNIFLYISLHEKMYLFYGLYLLAGFVYLVLYLRGYAYLFEYDFRIIIYKYPHFFLALSSMAGILFSWKFLNLDALLPRVKPVYYFMMSFALALMIVSLLGYKSTAASMIRYTTLFISLGLGAVGIVSWNKGHRPAKFYIVAWLFRVSGIVLINLNLFGILELRDYTFEIFPITTTIEMLLLAFALGDRYSMLISSEREAREGLMELVQTQNQRLEHVVEERTLKLSETIVELESSNRVKDKLFSIVAHDLRTPFNSLISIFSLKDMGMLNFEELKMLLNANRKNIDQMRLTLDNLLFWAKDQMNQVSVQFTEFDLKKLSEVLMLVYEPIAQSKNIRLELNANEGSMVYADENQVKLILRNLIDNAVKFSPEDNTISINLERQPKGLRVAVHNVVLNPAAVKSALEGGEKDRRRSDVAGAANESGTGLGLQLCREYMKANGSQLQQNIIGNEVELYFFLKDNSSNPAA, from the coding sequence ATGCGATTTTTTGCTTTAATCCTGTTATTGTCACTTTCTTTGTCTTCAGTTGCAAATGAAGGTGTTATCCAGCTTGATAAGCAGAGTTATCAGAATATAGGCAAGAAACTGATATATCTGGAAGATAAGACCGGTGAACTTACTTTAAATGAGGTTAAGAAGCTATATCAGGCAGATAAGTTTAAACAATCTAAAGATGATATTCTTAATTTTGGGAATAGTAAATCGACTTTCTGGATAAGAATACTTTACCAAAACACTACTGGTTCAGGTAGTTTTCTTGTAGTAGATGTTCCAAATCTGGAAATTGTTGAATGTTATACTACTGGCATTAATGGAAAAGCACAGGTAATAAAGTCTGGTAGCCTTAGCAATGAAATTGAAGGCGTAATTGCGAAAAATAATTTTATATTTTCTTTATCGAAACCAGATCAGGCAAACGATTTGAATGAGGTATATCTTCGCATTAAAACAAATAATTTCATGCTTGTACCAATTAAGCTTATAAGTCATGAAGTTTATATAGCAGGTTCTGCTTTAAAGCAGCATATTGAATCTATTTACATAGGAGTGCTTATTACTCTTCTATTATTAAATATCTTCCTGTATATAAGTTTGCATGAAAAGATGTATCTTTTTTATGGATTATATCTTCTCGCTGGCTTTGTTTATTTAGTGTTATATTTAAGGGGATATGCTTATTTGTTCGAATATGATTTCAGAATAATAATATATAAGTACCCACATTTCTTTCTGGCGCTATCATCTATGGCGGGTATTTTGTTTTCATGGAAATTTCTGAATCTAGATGCTTTGTTACCCCGTGTTAAACCGGTGTACTATTTTATGATGAGTTTTGCATTGGCGCTAATGATTGTGAGTTTATTGGGTTACAAAAGTACAGCAGCCTCCATGATACGATACACTACTCTTTTTATCTCATTAGGTTTAGGGGCAGTAGGTATAGTATCATGGAATAAAGGGCATCGTCCTGCTAAATTTTATATTGTTGCGTGGCTTTTTAGGGTAAGTGGTATAGTTCTGATTAACTTAAATCTATTTGGTATACTCGAATTAAGAGACTATACCTTTGAGATTTTTCCGATTACGACAACTATAGAAATGTTATTGTTAGCATTTGCATTAGGAGATAGGTATAGTATGTTAATTAGCAGTGAAAGAGAGGCAAGGGAAGGACTCATGGAACTTGTCCAAACTCAGAACCAACGATTGGAACATGTTGTGGAAGAACGAACATTAAAATTGAGTGAGACAATTGTTGAGCTTGAATCATCAAATAGGGTAAAAGATAAATTGTTTTCTATTGTGGCTCATGATCTGCGAACACCTTTTAATAGTTTAATAAGCATATTTTCTTTGAAAGATATGGGAATGTTAAACTTTGAAGAACTCAAAATGTTGCTTAATGCGAATCGAAAGAATATAGATCAGATGCGGCTTACACTTGATAACTTATTATTTTGGGCGAAAGACCAAATGAATCAGGTAAGTGTGCAATTTACAGAATTCGATCTAAAGAAACTTTCCGAAGTTTTAATGCTGGTGTATGAGCCCATAGCACAGTCGAAAAATATTAGATTGGAACTTAATGCAAACGAAGGAAGTATGGTGTATGCTGATGAGAATCAGGTAAAGCTTATTTTAAGAAATTTGATAGACAATGCAGTTAAGTTTTCGCCGGAGGATAATACAATTTCAATTAACCTGGAAAGACAACCCAAGGGGCTTAGGGTTGCAGTTCATAATGTGGTTTTAAATCCGGCTGCTGTAAAAAGTGCATTAGAAGGTGGAGAAAAGGACAGGCGAAGGTCAGATGTAGCCGGTGCTGCCAATGAATCGGGAACTGGATTGGGCCTGCAGTTATGTAGGGAATATATGAAAGCAAATGGGAGCCAACTACAACAGAACATTATAGGGAATGAAGTTGAATTATACTTTTTTTTAAAGGATAATTCAAGTAACCCTGCTGCTTAA
- a CDS encoding helix-turn-helix domain-containing protein produces MKKHQRRIKSRFLNVNVDLEEYKEQVRSVKLAIAIKNVLELRKISVEEFAVIMGKDKSTINKWLSGTYCFSLSTLYEITEGLGII; encoded by the coding sequence ATGAAAAAACATCAAAGACGTATAAAGTCTCGGTTCTTAAATGTTAATGTAGATTTGGAAGAATATAAAGAACAAGTACGATCAGTTAAACTAGCTATTGCTATTAAGAATGTATTAGAGTTAAGAAAGATCTCTGTAGAAGAATTTGCTGTGATAATGGGAAAAGATAAGTCTACAATCAATAAGTGGTTAAGTGGAACATATTGTTTTAGCCTGAGCACGCTCTATGAAATAACGGAAGGCCTTG